Proteins encoded in a region of the Coffea eugenioides isolate CCC68of chromosome 4, Ceug_1.0, whole genome shotgun sequence genome:
- the LOC113768837 gene encoding putative cysteine proteinase inhibitor 7, whose protein sequence is MATVAANFPMPVTAKCQKTELANNYIKQFQSAEVDAILKQAGETKLIVPGGWTPVNPADPHIQELGRFAVDEHKKQTGDKLVFVAVVAGLKKPVELATLYWLIIEAKDSDGNQNIYKALVQETDLEMKKLLYFGEVVPPVN, encoded by the exons ATGGCTACAGTGGCAGCCAACTTTCCAATGCCTGTGACAGCCAAGTGCCAAAAAACGGAATTGGCAAACAACTACA TTAAGCAATTCCAGTCTGCCGAAGTCGATGCTATACTGAAGCAAGCTGGGGAG ACCAAATTAATTGTGCCTGGTGGCTGGACTCCAGTGAACCCTGCAGACCCTCACATTCAAGAGCTCGGAAGATTTGCAGTGGATGAGCACAAGAAGCAGACCGGAGACAAGCTGGTGTTTGTGGCAGTGGTTGCCGGCTTAAAGAAACCCGTTGAATTAGCCACTCTCTACTGGCTCATAATTGAAGCTAAGGATAGCGACGGCAATCAAAATATCTACAAAGCACTGGTTCAAGAAACTGATTTGGAGATGAAGAAACTCTTATACTTCGGGGAAGTGGTGCCGCCCGTGAACTGA
- the LOC113769528 gene encoding cysteine proteinase inhibitor-like, protein MATVVANFPMPVTAKCQKKELANNYIKQFQSAEVDAILKQAGESKLIVPGGWIPVNPLDPHIQELGRFAVNEHNRQTRDKLVFVAVVAGLKKPVELATLYWLIIEAKDRNGNQNIYKALVQETDLEMKKLLYFEEVAPPVN, encoded by the exons ATGGCTACAGTGGTAGCCAACTTTCCAATGCCTGTGACAGCCAAGTGCCAAAAAAAGGAATTGGCAAACAACTACA TCAAGCAATTCCAGTCTGCCGAAGTCGATGCTATACTGAAGCAAGCTGGAGAG AGCAAATTAATTGTGCCTGGTGGCTGGATTCCAGTGAACCCTCTAGACCCTCACATTCAAGAGCTCGGAAGATTTGCAGTGAATGAGCACAACAGGCAGACCAGAGACAAGCTGGTGTTTGTGGCAGTGGTTGCCGGCTTAAAGAAACCCGTTGAATTAGCCACTCTCTACTGGCTCATTATTGAAGCTAAGGATCGCAACGGCAATCAAAATATCTACAAAGCACTGGTTCAAGAAACTGATTTGGAGATGAAGAAACTCTTATACTTCGAGGAAGTGGCGCCGCCCGTGAACTGA
- the LOC113768523 gene encoding uncharacterized protein LOC113768523 yields the protein MAAVAANFAVAGVAKNPMQGLKPALVVGALKQLAGQKQGQGNADVPVGWTVVSTLDRHIQALGEFAVDEHKKQTKDQLGFVAVLSGIQKTEDDRSTYCLLISAKNSTGKLGSYNAVIIEYNTGCQQLLQFEESP from the exons ATGGCAGCAGTGGCAGCCAACTTCGCAGTGGCTGGTGTGGCAAAAAACCCGA TGCAGGGATTGAAGCCTGCCCTCGTCGTTGGTGCACTGAAGCAATTAGCCGGACAGAAGCAAGGACAG GGTAATGCTGATGTGCCTGTTGGTTGGACTGTAGTGAGCACTCTCGACCGTCACATTCAAGCGCTCGGAGAGTTTGCAGTGGATGAGCACAAGAAGCAGACCAAGGACCAGCTGGGGTTTGTGGCTGTACTTTCTGGCATACAGAAAACCGAGGACGATCGTTCCACCTACTGCCTCCTTATTTCAGCTAAGAATAGCACTGGCAAGTTGGGCAGCTACAACGCAGTGATTATAGAATACAACACTGGGTGCCAGCAACTCTTACAATTTGAAGAGTCGCCATGA